From a region of the Primulina eburnea isolate SZY01 chromosome 7, ASM2296580v1, whole genome shotgun sequence genome:
- the LOC140835913 gene encoding uncharacterized protein translates to MLTSKFEMMRMEESESILEYDRRLREIANEAFSAGESISSERLVSKILRSLPERFNIKICAIDEAKDTSKMSVEDLISSLRTFEMNLDMQKKDKGKTIALQASNDSYNELLQISQEVNDSDLCEDSISFITKKFGDYLKRIREKKKDAQPSRYYSLPEKPQRSPATLPTQTRNEGKGQLISRKFDSVQCRECQGFGHYANECANRLRKNKWYNASLSDEETDPEEKPTDEDNQTSLTALMTETSWLQVNPAGVALGVATPGYNTREKSVCFNSTVSGILDNVDLEVDGEELTLENVQELYEELFEDWTKRNKLNANLVKENADLKAVVAKLEVMLSKKDLELGKTREDLQKATETLSKFNTSSSKLESILLMGRDDKKGLGFKDSVYETGESSKPTVFVKEKTETCIPSHTTSSIKSSSPKKQTTVPIPKEKKDAGHWYFDSGSSQHMTGSKEHLIEYVEQKCGRVTYGGGAKGRIVGKGTLNVEGLPKLHNVLHVEGLNSNLISISQLCDDNLFVKFDKHNCEVFDESNVCVMTGTRSSDNCYQIGEDLSCKHVQITELDLWHQKLGHANFKTLKNLSKFDAVRGMPNLSSGIPYVCGDCQKGKQTHVSHPVLPTPGTTRCL, encoded by the exons ATGCTTACTTCCAAATTCGAGATGATGAGGATGGAGGAATCTGAAAGCATACTTGAGTATGATCGTCGTCTACGGGAAATTGCTAATGAGGCATTCAGTGCTGGAGAATCAATCTCCAGTGAGCGTCTAGTAAGCAAAATTCTTCGTTCTCTGCCTGAAAGATTCAATATAAAAATCTGTGCAATAGATGAAGCTAAAGACACGTCCAAAATGTCAGTGGAAGATCTTATCAGCTCACTACGCACGTTTGAGATGAATCTGGACATGCAAaagaaggataaagggaagACAATTGCACTTCAAGCCTCTAATGACTCCTACAATGAACTTCTACAAATATCTCAGGAAGTAAATGATTCCGATCTCTGCGAGGATTCTATATCTTTTATTACAAAGAAATTTGGGGATTACTTGAAAAGAATCCGGGAAAAGAAAAAGGATGCACAACCCTCTAGATATTATAGTCTTCCTGAAAAGCCACAAAGGTCTCCTGCAACGTTACCCACTCAAACTAGGAACGAAGGCAAGGGACAACTCATATCAAGGAAGTTTGATTCAGTGCAGTGTAGAGAATGCCAAGGATTCGGTCACTATGCCAATGAGTGCGCAAACAGATTACGTAAGAACAAATGGTACAATGCATCCCTTAGCGATGAAGAAACTGATCCTGAGGAAAAGCCCACTGATGAAGACAATCAAACCTCCCTGACTGCACTAATGACAGAAACCAGCTGGCTACAAGTGAATCCTGCAGGTGTTGCCCTAGGTGTTGCTACACCTGGGTACAACACCCGCGAAAAATCAGTCTGCTTCAACTCCACAGTGTCTGGGATCTTGGACAATGTTGATCTGGAGGTTGATGGTGAAGAACTTACTCTTGAAAATGTCCAGGAGCTTTATGAAGAACTATTTGAAGACTGGACCAAAAGAAACAAACTGAATGCGAATCTGGTGAAAGAAAATGCTGATCTAAAGGCAGTGGTTGCTAAACTTGAGGTAATGTTGAGCAAAAAGGATTTGGAACTGGGAAAGACCAGAGAAGATCTTCAAAAAGCAACTGAAACCTTGTCCAAATTTAACACAAGCTCATCCAAGCTGGAATCTATCCTTCTGATGGGAAGAGATGACAAGAAAGGCCTAGGATTTAAGGACAGTGTGTATGAAACAGGTGAATCCTCCAAACCTACTGTTTTTGTGAAAGAAAAAACTGAAACGTGTATACCATCACACACTACATCTTCAATCAAAAGCTCTTCACCGAAAAAACAAACAACTGTACCTATTCCTAAAGAAAAAAAAGACGCAG GTCATTGGTACTTCGATAGTGGTAGCTCGCAACACATGACGGGATCTAAAGAACATCTAATCGAGTATGTTGAGCAAAAGTGTGGGAGAGTGACCTATGGAGGGGGAGCAAAAGGAAGAATTGTAGGAAAGGGCACACTGAATGTTGAAGGATTGCCAAAACTTCACAATGTGCTTCATGTTGAAGGATTGAATTCAAACTTGATAAGCATAAGCCAACTATGTGATGATAATttgtttgttaaatttgacaaacATAACTGTGAAGTCTTTGATGAATCGAATGTGTGTGTTATGACAGGTACAAGGTCCTCAGACAATTGCTACCAAATAGGAGAAGATCTCTCGTGCAAACATGTGCAAATCACCGAACTTGATCTGTGGCATCAAAAACTAGGACATGCTAACTTCAAAACCTTGAAAAACCTGAGTAAGTTCGATGCAGTAAGAGGTATGCCGAATCTCTCCTCTGGTATACCATATGTGTGCGGTGACTGTCAAAAGGGTAAACAGACTCACGTGTCACATCCAGTGTTGCCAACACCTGGAACAACACGGTGTCTGTAA